A DNA window from Allokutzneria albata contains the following coding sequences:
- a CDS encoding alkaline phosphatase family protein, which yields MEPLVPAYGVGSLADVAPSLLAALGVPGAVDVIGFAPARKVCLLLVDGLGWQLLEEHASDAPFLTSLAGAGRAITCGFPATTATSLASLGTGTPAGEHGVVGYSFAVDDEVLNTLRWHRHGVPERVDLRSILVPEDVQPNPTVWQLAEAAGVAVRLVVPRVHERSGLSRAVLRGGHFRGTHALGDLVSRAMDAMREPGRVFCYAYHADLDAIGHLYGPGSEPWRRQLGFVDHLAASLAGDLPSDSTLVVTADHGMVAATDKIDIDAGEHLRDGVRLLGGEARVRHLYTRAGATDDVRACWADVLGDRAWIATREEAVRDGWFGPRVSDLARDRIGDLVVAARDSLVMVRSAAEADTSGFLGQHGSLTAREQLVPLLVR from the coding sequence GTGGAACCCCTGGTGCCCGCGTACGGGGTGGGCTCGCTCGCCGACGTAGCCCCGTCGTTGCTGGCCGCGCTCGGCGTTCCCGGCGCGGTCGACGTCATCGGGTTCGCCCCGGCGCGGAAGGTGTGCCTGCTGCTGGTGGACGGTCTGGGTTGGCAGCTACTCGAAGAGCACGCGTCCGACGCGCCGTTCCTGACGTCCCTCGCCGGGGCCGGCCGCGCGATCACGTGTGGCTTCCCGGCCACCACCGCGACCAGTCTCGCCTCGCTGGGCACGGGGACTCCTGCCGGGGAGCACGGCGTGGTCGGCTACTCCTTCGCTGTCGACGACGAAGTGCTCAACACCCTGCGGTGGCACCGTCATGGTGTGCCCGAGCGCGTCGATCTCCGCTCGATCCTCGTGCCGGAGGACGTCCAGCCGAACCCGACGGTGTGGCAGCTCGCCGAAGCCGCAGGGGTGGCCGTGCGCCTGGTCGTTCCCCGCGTGCACGAACGCAGCGGGCTCTCCCGCGCGGTGCTGCGCGGAGGTCACTTCCGCGGCACGCACGCGCTCGGAGACCTCGTCAGCCGCGCGATGGACGCGATGCGGGAACCAGGGCGGGTGTTCTGCTACGCCTACCACGCGGACCTCGATGCGATCGGCCACCTCTACGGCCCGGGCAGCGAGCCGTGGCGGCGGCAGCTCGGCTTCGTCGACCACCTCGCGGCCTCCCTGGCCGGTGACCTCCCCAGCGACAGCACGCTGGTGGTGACCGCCGACCACGGCATGGTCGCCGCCACCGACAAGATCGACATCGACGCCGGCGAACACCTGCGGGACGGTGTGCGGCTGCTCGGCGGTGAAGCCCGCGTCCGCCACCTCTACACCCGGGCCGGGGCCACCGACGACGTGCGCGCGTGCTGGGCCGACGTGCTCGGTGACCGCGCCTGGATCGCCACCCGCGAGGAGGCCGTGCGCGACGGCTGGTTCGGCCCCCGCGTGAGCGACCTGGCGCGGGACCGCATCGGTGATCTCGTCGTGGCGGCCAGGGACTCCCTGGTCATGGTCCGCTCGGCGGCCGAGGCGGACACCAGCGGCTTCCTCGGCCAGCACGGGTCGCTCACCGCGCGGGAACAGCTGGTCCCACTGCTCGTCAGGTGA